In Dromiciops gliroides isolate mDroGli1 chromosome 4, mDroGli1.pri, whole genome shotgun sequence, one DNA window encodes the following:
- the LRWD1 gene encoding leucine-rich repeat and WD repeat-containing protein 1 isoform X3: MKQLKELDLSDNLLEKVPEGLDLPCLQILKCSNNQLEDVTPLQQFATLEEVDFEDNLYLTVNDNYKISSLLPNIRKINGKETSSLMNHVKILNRELTSRVTAYWEKNYQEQLDSRAQAKDIHKEFVKAAVKEVRYGPESLSDFTQWKVKMIAQQLVTSKLNRKEAPLEEVSKEEESSPDPPETPAATSKTPAATSKTPVTPAGAPNQEYVLKLSAFKWKKRLPSDPPPCKRARPSPPPQDSKPGLGEASLSSSSCGPSALAAGTQGETETESQEPVELQPLHFLQCHSKGNSPEDFSTQLWACAFEPTWSDGSGQPGGTSQTVATCGGEAVCVIDCQTGLVLHRYKVPGEEFFTVAWTSLTLVTQDGRKKRSSVLAAAGRRGIVSLIHVRAGFCYGDIRAHRKPIAMACFSPSQETHLFTASYNKRITLWDIGLPDYNYNFRPSQLLMLDASATPLRLCPVPSCPDHYLLAGCEDGCFAWDIRLDEPQKRREFEMVFLFPQGPGRAHRKVDGLGFVSEDVVASKGCTPGSICLWSWSQSLAGRGDKQQVTAAILAELQWSNTELPYLTLSTCPEKAFVFCGDEEGSVWMYNIKRYLEQQQQPLQAKVAPTRILKWPDLSARGKKMNKTLINTAVADPTFTYLVALTDTNIIAIWGRLAASGRVK, encoded by the exons ATGAAGCAGCTGAAGGAGCTGGATCTGTCAGACAACCTGCTGGAGAAGGTGCCCGAGGGCCTGGACCTCCCCTGCCTGCAGATCCTCAAGTGCTCCAACAACCAGCTGGAGGACGTGACCCCCCTGCAGCAGTTTGCCACACTGGAGGAGGTGGATTTTGAGGATAACTTATACCTGACG GTCAATGACAATTACAAgatctcctccctcctccccaacatcCGAAAAATCAATGGGAAGGAAACATCCTCACTGATGAATCATGTGAAGATCCTGAACCGGGAACTGACCAGCCGA GTCACTGCTTACTGGGAGAAGAACTACCAAGAGCAGCTGGACTCCCGGGCCCAGGCCAAGGACATCCATAAGGAATTTGTGAAGGCTGCCGTCAAGGAAGTGCGCTACGGGCCCGAGTCCCTGAGCGACTTCACACAGTGGAAG GTGAAAATGATCGCCCAGCAACTGGTGACCTCGAAGCTGAACAGAAAGGAAGCCCCCTTGGAGGAGGTGTCCAAGGAAGAGGAGTCGAGCCCAGATCCCCCAGAGACCCCGGCGGCGACTTCAAAGACCCCGGCAGCAACCTCGAAGACGCCGGTGACCCCAGCAGGAGCGCCCAACCAAGAGTATGTG CTCAAGCTCTCAGCCTTCAAATGGAAGAAGAGGCTCCCTTCAGACCCCCCTCCCTGCAAGAGGGCCcggccctccccgcccccccaggaCTCGAAGCCGGGTCTTGGGGAGGCCAGCCTCAGCAGCTCAAGCTGCGGCCCGTCGGCCCTGGCTGCGGGCACCCAAGgcgagactgagacagagagtcAG GAGCCAGTGGAGCTGCAGCCCCTGCACTTTCTGCAGTGCCACAGTAAGGGCAACAGCCCCGAGGACTTCAGCACCCAGCTGTGGGCCTGTGCCTTTGAGCCTACCTGGAGTGACGGCTCAG GACAACCCGGAGGTACATCCCAGACAGTGGCCACTTGTGGTGGGGAGGCCGTGTGCGTCATCGACTGCCAGACTGGCCTTGTGCTCCACAGGTACAAGGTGCCTGGAGAG GAGTTTTTCACTGTGGCCTGGACCTCTTTGACCCTGGTGACTCAGGACGGACGGAAGAAGCGCAGTAGTGTGCTGGCGGCCGCTGGCCGGCGTGGCATCGTGAGCCTCATCCATGTGCGTGCAGGCTTCTGCTACGGAGACATTCGAGCCCACCGAAAACCCATCGCCATGGCCTGCTTTAGCCCCTCCCAGGAGACCCACCTCTTCA cTGCCTCCTACAACAAGCGCATCACCCTCTGGGACATCGGCCTCCCTGACTACAACTATAATTTCAGGCCCAG ccaGCTCCTCATGCTGGATGCCAGCGCCACCCCTCTGCGCCTCTGCCCGGTGCCCTCTTGCCCCGACCACTACCTGCTGGCTGGCTGTGAGGACGGCTGCTTCGCCTGGGACATACGGCTAGATGAGCCACAGAAGAGAAG AGAATTTGAGATGGTCTTCCTATTCCCCCAAGGCCCGGGGAGAGCACACAGGAAGGTGGATGGGCTGGGTTTTGTGAGTGAAGACGTCGTGG CCTCCAAGGGCTGTACCCCAGGCTCTATCTGCTTGTGGAGCTGGAGTCAGTCCCTCGCAGGAAGAGGAGACAAGCAGCAGGTCACAGCTGCCATCTTGGCAGAACTACAGTGGTCCAACACGGAGCTGCCCTACCTGACCCTCAGCACCTGTCCAG AAAAGGCCTTTGTCTTCTGCGGGGATGAAGAGGGCAGCGTGTGGATGTACAACATCAAGCGTTATCtcgagcagcagcagcagcccctgCAGGCCAAGGTGGCCCCCACAAGG ATTCTCAAGTGGCCAGATCTCTCAGCCCGAGGcaaaaagatgaacaaaactTTAATCAACACAGCGGTGGCAGACCCTACCTTTACCTACCTTGTGGCTCTGACAGACACAAACATCATTGCCATCTGGGGGAGACTAGCAGCCAGCGGCAGGGTCAAATGA
- the ALKBH4 gene encoding alpha-ketoglutarate-dependent dioxygenase alkB homolog 4 — protein MAAAGGGARPRDCGCKGVRTCLVCERERGGGPPGAVAPQKTAHFIYCLETGLAMGKEKSEFAGWAFPFPGVALIKDFVTAEEEAELVRLMDQDDWKLSQSGRRKQDYGPKVNFRKQKLKPGAFDGLPSFSREIVQRMGAHPLLERFLPVEQCNLDYHPERGSAIDPHLDDSWLWGERLLSLNLLSPTVMSMSRDCDEMLQLLSAAPRGMRNSVQKDTKAGDPEDAQVTRRAVVCDQVEVAIHLPARSLLVLFGAARYQWKHAIHRQHIQSRRICATFRELSAEFCPGGKWGELGQELLQIALSFQGKPV, from the exons ATGGCGGCGGCCGGTGGGGGGGCCCGACCCCGAGACTGCGGCTGCAAAGGGGTCCGGACCTGCCTGGTGTGCGAGCGGGAGCGAGGTGGCGGCCCGCCCGGAGCTGTGGCCCCTCAg AAGACGGCCCATTTTATCTACTGTTTAGAGACCGGCTTAGCCATGGGAAAGGAGAAATCAGAGTTTGCTGGCTGGGCTTTTCCTTTCCCAGGAGTGGCTCTGATAAAGGACTTTGTTACTGCTGAGGAAGAGGCTGAACTGGTTCGATTAATGGATCAGGACGACTGGAAGCTTTCACAGTCTGGAAGGAGGAAACAG GACTATGGTCCCAAAGTCAACTTCAGGAAGCAGAAGCTCAAACCTGGTGCTTTTGATGGCCTGCCCAGCTTCAGCCGGGAGATCGTGCAGAGGATGGGGGCGCACCCCCTCCTGGAGAGGTTCCTGCCGGTCGAGCAGTGTAACCTGGACTACCACCCCGAACGAGGCTCTGCGATCGACCCCCACTTGGACGACTCTTGGCTCTGGGGAGAGCGGCTGCTCAGCCTCAATCTGCTCTCGCCCACGGTGATGTCCATGTCTCGGGACTGTGATGAGATGCTTCAGTTACTCTCCGCGGCCCCGAGGGGAATGAGAAACTCTGTGCAGAAGGACACAAAGGCAGGAGACCCTGAGGACGCCCAGGTCACCCGGAGGGCTGTTGTGTGTGACCAGGTGGAGGTGGCCATTCACTTGCCTGCCAGGTCCCTGCTCGTGTTGTTTGGAGCTGCCCGCTATCAGTGGAAGCACGCCATCCACCGCCAGCACATCCAGAGCCGCCGAATCTGTGCCACCTTTCGGGAGCTGTCGGCCGAGTTCTGTCCTGGAGGGAAGTGGGGGGAACTAGGGCAGGAACTCCTGCAAATAGCTCTGTCGTTCCAAGGAAAACCCGTGTGA
- the LRWD1 gene encoding leucine-rich repeat and WD repeat-containing protein 1 isoform X2, with protein MGRLETPLLLQRGQPKSDRLSRIKKLDLSNLQLRTKDLDLKLLNRMKQLKELDLSDNLLEKVPEGLDLPCLQILKCSNNQLEDVTPLQQFATLEEVDFEDNLYLTVNDNYKISSLLPNIRKINGKETSSLMNHVKILNRELTSRVTAYWEKNYQEQLDSRAQAKDIHKEFVKAAVKEVRYGPESLSDFTQWKVKMIAQQLVTSKLNRKEAPLEEVSKEEESSPDPPETPAATSKTPAATSKTPVTPAGAPNQEYVLKLSAFKWKKRLPSDPPPCKRARPSPPPQDSKPGLGEASLSSSSCGPSALAAGTQGETETESQEPVELQPLHFLQCHSKGNSPEDFSTQLWACAFEPTWSDGSGQPGGTSQTVATCGGEAVCVIDCQTGLVLHRYKVPGEEFFTVAWTSLTLVTQDGRKKRSSVLAAAGRRGIVSLIHVRAGFCYGDIRAHRKPIAMACFSPSQETHLFTASYNKRITLWDIGLPDYNYNFRPSQLLMLDASATPLRLCPVPSCPDHYLLAGCEDGCFAWDIRLDEPQKRREFEMVFLFPQGPGRAHRKVDGLGFVSEDVVASKGCTPGSICLWSWSQSLAGRGDKQQVTAAILAELQWSNTELPYLTLSTCPEKAFVFCGDEEGSVWMYNIKRYLEQQQQPLQAKVAPTRILKWPDLSARGKKMNKTLINTAVADPTFTYLVALTDTNIIAIWGRLAASGRVK; from the exons ATGGGCCGGCTCGAAACCCCGCTGCTGCTGCAGAGGGGGCAACCCAAGTCCGACCGGCTCAGCAGGATCAAGAAGCTCGA TTTGTCAAACCTCCAGCTTCGCACAAAAGATCTGGATCTCAAGCTCCTCAACCGCATGAAGCAGCTGAAGGAGCTGGATCTGTCAGACAACCTGCTGGAGAAGGTGCCCGAGGGCCTGGACCTCCCCTGCCTGCAGATCCTCAAGTGCTCCAACAACCAGCTGGAGGACGTGACCCCCCTGCAGCAGTTTGCCACACTGGAGGAGGTGGATTTTGAGGATAACTTATACCTGACG GTCAATGACAATTACAAgatctcctccctcctccccaacatcCGAAAAATCAATGGGAAGGAAACATCCTCACTGATGAATCATGTGAAGATCCTGAACCGGGAACTGACCAGCCGA GTCACTGCTTACTGGGAGAAGAACTACCAAGAGCAGCTGGACTCCCGGGCCCAGGCCAAGGACATCCATAAGGAATTTGTGAAGGCTGCCGTCAAGGAAGTGCGCTACGGGCCCGAGTCCCTGAGCGACTTCACACAGTGGAAG GTGAAAATGATCGCCCAGCAACTGGTGACCTCGAAGCTGAACAGAAAGGAAGCCCCCTTGGAGGAGGTGTCCAAGGAAGAGGAGTCGAGCCCAGATCCCCCAGAGACCCCGGCGGCGACTTCAAAGACCCCGGCAGCAACCTCGAAGACGCCGGTGACCCCAGCAGGAGCGCCCAACCAAGAGTATGTG CTCAAGCTCTCAGCCTTCAAATGGAAGAAGAGGCTCCCTTCAGACCCCCCTCCCTGCAAGAGGGCCcggccctccccgcccccccaggaCTCGAAGCCGGGTCTTGGGGAGGCCAGCCTCAGCAGCTCAAGCTGCGGCCCGTCGGCCCTGGCTGCGGGCACCCAAGgcgagactgagacagagagtcAG GAGCCAGTGGAGCTGCAGCCCCTGCACTTTCTGCAGTGCCACAGTAAGGGCAACAGCCCCGAGGACTTCAGCACCCAGCTGTGGGCCTGTGCCTTTGAGCCTACCTGGAGTGACGGCTCAG GACAACCCGGAGGTACATCCCAGACAGTGGCCACTTGTGGTGGGGAGGCCGTGTGCGTCATCGACTGCCAGACTGGCCTTGTGCTCCACAGGTACAAGGTGCCTGGAGAG GAGTTTTTCACTGTGGCCTGGACCTCTTTGACCCTGGTGACTCAGGACGGACGGAAGAAGCGCAGTAGTGTGCTGGCGGCCGCTGGCCGGCGTGGCATCGTGAGCCTCATCCATGTGCGTGCAGGCTTCTGCTACGGAGACATTCGAGCCCACCGAAAACCCATCGCCATGGCCTGCTTTAGCCCCTCCCAGGAGACCCACCTCTTCA cTGCCTCCTACAACAAGCGCATCACCCTCTGGGACATCGGCCTCCCTGACTACAACTATAATTTCAGGCCCAG ccaGCTCCTCATGCTGGATGCCAGCGCCACCCCTCTGCGCCTCTGCCCGGTGCCCTCTTGCCCCGACCACTACCTGCTGGCTGGCTGTGAGGACGGCTGCTTCGCCTGGGACATACGGCTAGATGAGCCACAGAAGAGAAG AGAATTTGAGATGGTCTTCCTATTCCCCCAAGGCCCGGGGAGAGCACACAGGAAGGTGGATGGGCTGGGTTTTGTGAGTGAAGACGTCGTGG CCTCCAAGGGCTGTACCCCAGGCTCTATCTGCTTGTGGAGCTGGAGTCAGTCCCTCGCAGGAAGAGGAGACAAGCAGCAGGTCACAGCTGCCATCTTGGCAGAACTACAGTGGTCCAACACGGAGCTGCCCTACCTGACCCTCAGCACCTGTCCAG AAAAGGCCTTTGTCTTCTGCGGGGATGAAGAGGGCAGCGTGTGGATGTACAACATCAAGCGTTATCtcgagcagcagcagcagcccctgCAGGCCAAGGTGGCCCCCACAAGG ATTCTCAAGTGGCCAGATCTCTCAGCCCGAGGcaaaaagatgaacaaaactTTAATCAACACAGCGGTGGCAGACCCTACCTTTACCTACCTTGTGGCTCTGACAGACACAAACATCATTGCCATCTGGGGGAGACTAGCAGCCAGCGGCAGGGTCAAATGA
- the LRWD1 gene encoding leucine-rich repeat and WD repeat-containing protein 1 isoform X1 codes for MKRFKAAFCHLSPSVPITRFPLTASHPPPPQQSPALRKLARWLGDQLPREEITLVLTRFGGASPHLPFPCCSLSNLQLRTKDLDLKLLNRMKQLKELDLSDNLLEKVPEGLDLPCLQILKCSNNQLEDVTPLQQFATLEEVDFEDNLYLTVNDNYKISSLLPNIRKINGKETSSLMNHVKILNRELTSRVTAYWEKNYQEQLDSRAQAKDIHKEFVKAAVKEVRYGPESLSDFTQWKVKMIAQQLVTSKLNRKEAPLEEVSKEEESSPDPPETPAATSKTPAATSKTPVTPAGAPNQEYVLKLSAFKWKKRLPSDPPPCKRARPSPPPQDSKPGLGEASLSSSSCGPSALAAGTQGETETESQEPVELQPLHFLQCHSKGNSPEDFSTQLWACAFEPTWSDGSGQPGGTSQTVATCGGEAVCVIDCQTGLVLHRYKVPGEEFFTVAWTSLTLVTQDGRKKRSSVLAAAGRRGIVSLIHVRAGFCYGDIRAHRKPIAMACFSPSQETHLFTASYNKRITLWDIGLPDYNYNFRPSQLLMLDASATPLRLCPVPSCPDHYLLAGCEDGCFAWDIRLDEPQKRREFEMVFLFPQGPGRAHRKVDGLGFVSEDVVASKGCTPGSICLWSWSQSLAGRGDKQQVTAAILAELQWSNTELPYLTLSTCPEKAFVFCGDEEGSVWMYNIKRYLEQQQQPLQAKVAPTRILKWPDLSARGKKMNKTLINTAVADPTFTYLVALTDTNIIAIWGRLAASGRVK; via the exons ATGAAGCGGTTCAAAGCTGCTTTTTGCCACTTGTCCCCGTCTGTCCCAATCACTAGGTTCCCTCTCACTgcttcccacccccctcctccccagcagtcccctgccctcaggaagctggCCCGGTGGCTGGGAGACCAGCTGCCCAGAGAAGAAATCACCCTAGTTCTCACCAGATTTGGGGGAGCCTCCCCtcaccttccctttccttgctGCAGTTTGTCAAACCTCCAGCTTCGCACAAAAGATCTGGATCTCAAGCTCCTCAACCGCATGAAGCAGCTGAAGGAGCTGGATCTGTCAGACAACCTGCTGGAGAAGGTGCCCGAGGGCCTGGACCTCCCCTGCCTGCAGATCCTCAAGTGCTCCAACAACCAGCTGGAGGACGTGACCCCCCTGCAGCAGTTTGCCACACTGGAGGAGGTGGATTTTGAGGATAACTTATACCTGACG GTCAATGACAATTACAAgatctcctccctcctccccaacatcCGAAAAATCAATGGGAAGGAAACATCCTCACTGATGAATCATGTGAAGATCCTGAACCGGGAACTGACCAGCCGA GTCACTGCTTACTGGGAGAAGAACTACCAAGAGCAGCTGGACTCCCGGGCCCAGGCCAAGGACATCCATAAGGAATTTGTGAAGGCTGCCGTCAAGGAAGTGCGCTACGGGCCCGAGTCCCTGAGCGACTTCACACAGTGGAAG GTGAAAATGATCGCCCAGCAACTGGTGACCTCGAAGCTGAACAGAAAGGAAGCCCCCTTGGAGGAGGTGTCCAAGGAAGAGGAGTCGAGCCCAGATCCCCCAGAGACCCCGGCGGCGACTTCAAAGACCCCGGCAGCAACCTCGAAGACGCCGGTGACCCCAGCAGGAGCGCCCAACCAAGAGTATGTG CTCAAGCTCTCAGCCTTCAAATGGAAGAAGAGGCTCCCTTCAGACCCCCCTCCCTGCAAGAGGGCCcggccctccccgcccccccaggaCTCGAAGCCGGGTCTTGGGGAGGCCAGCCTCAGCAGCTCAAGCTGCGGCCCGTCGGCCCTGGCTGCGGGCACCCAAGgcgagactgagacagagagtcAG GAGCCAGTGGAGCTGCAGCCCCTGCACTTTCTGCAGTGCCACAGTAAGGGCAACAGCCCCGAGGACTTCAGCACCCAGCTGTGGGCCTGTGCCTTTGAGCCTACCTGGAGTGACGGCTCAG GACAACCCGGAGGTACATCCCAGACAGTGGCCACTTGTGGTGGGGAGGCCGTGTGCGTCATCGACTGCCAGACTGGCCTTGTGCTCCACAGGTACAAGGTGCCTGGAGAG GAGTTTTTCACTGTGGCCTGGACCTCTTTGACCCTGGTGACTCAGGACGGACGGAAGAAGCGCAGTAGTGTGCTGGCGGCCGCTGGCCGGCGTGGCATCGTGAGCCTCATCCATGTGCGTGCAGGCTTCTGCTACGGAGACATTCGAGCCCACCGAAAACCCATCGCCATGGCCTGCTTTAGCCCCTCCCAGGAGACCCACCTCTTCA cTGCCTCCTACAACAAGCGCATCACCCTCTGGGACATCGGCCTCCCTGACTACAACTATAATTTCAGGCCCAG ccaGCTCCTCATGCTGGATGCCAGCGCCACCCCTCTGCGCCTCTGCCCGGTGCCCTCTTGCCCCGACCACTACCTGCTGGCTGGCTGTGAGGACGGCTGCTTCGCCTGGGACATACGGCTAGATGAGCCACAGAAGAGAAG AGAATTTGAGATGGTCTTCCTATTCCCCCAAGGCCCGGGGAGAGCACACAGGAAGGTGGATGGGCTGGGTTTTGTGAGTGAAGACGTCGTGG CCTCCAAGGGCTGTACCCCAGGCTCTATCTGCTTGTGGAGCTGGAGTCAGTCCCTCGCAGGAAGAGGAGACAAGCAGCAGGTCACAGCTGCCATCTTGGCAGAACTACAGTGGTCCAACACGGAGCTGCCCTACCTGACCCTCAGCACCTGTCCAG AAAAGGCCTTTGTCTTCTGCGGGGATGAAGAGGGCAGCGTGTGGATGTACAACATCAAGCGTTATCtcgagcagcagcagcagcccctgCAGGCCAAGGTGGCCCCCACAAGG ATTCTCAAGTGGCCAGATCTCTCAGCCCGAGGcaaaaagatgaacaaaactTTAATCAACACAGCGGTGGCAGACCCTACCTTTACCTACCTTGTGGCTCTGACAGACACAAACATCATTGCCATCTGGGGGAGACTAGCAGCCAGCGGCAGGGTCAAATGA